A region of Photobacterium sanguinicancri DNA encodes the following proteins:
- the ebgR gene encoding transcriptional regulator EbgR, which yields MATLKDIATEAGVSLATVSRVLNDDPTLCVKEDTKHRILEIAAKLEYKTSSAKKSQVAAVPNHHFLAVYNYKQEAEINDPYYLSIRHGLETQCDKLGITLTSCYEGKIDNKISTISGILMVGKTTQLVLNTAKQMTDNICYLDFSDKNSEFDSVDIDLAKISKEVIDFFIAQDFNRIGFIGGQDQPGTADIREIAFAEYGQLKQVVSEHDLYRGDFSSSSGYDLALEMLAKPDHPRALFIASDSIAIGVVRALHEHGLKIPNDISLISVNDIPTARFTFPPLSTVRIHSEMMGIQGVNLLVEKVRDGRALPLKVYVPSKLKLRGTTKQS from the coding sequence ATGGCAACACTAAAAGACATAGCAACCGAGGCTGGCGTATCTCTGGCTACTGTTTCACGGGTACTCAACGATGACCCAACGCTTTGTGTTAAAGAAGATACGAAGCATCGCATCTTAGAAATTGCGGCAAAGCTGGAATACAAAACGAGTAGTGCGAAAAAAAGCCAAGTCGCCGCCGTACCGAATCACCACTTTCTTGCTGTGTACAATTACAAGCAAGAAGCTGAAATTAATGATCCTTATTATTTATCCATTCGCCACGGACTAGAAACCCAATGCGATAAACTAGGGATCACATTAACCAGCTGCTACGAAGGTAAAATAGATAATAAGATCAGCACTATATCTGGAATATTAATGGTTGGGAAAACAACGCAACTAGTACTAAATACCGCAAAGCAAATGACAGATAACATTTGTTACCTCGACTTTAGCGATAAGAATTCAGAATTTGACTCTGTTGATATCGACCTAGCGAAAATAAGTAAAGAAGTGATCGACTTTTTCATTGCTCAAGATTTTAATCGTATCGGTTTTATTGGCGGCCAAGACCAACCAGGCACCGCCGATATCCGTGAAATCGCTTTTGCTGAGTACGGCCAATTAAAGCAAGTTGTATCCGAGCACGATCTCTATCGCGGTGACTTCTCTAGTTCATCAGGTTATGACCTTGCACTAGAAATGCTAGCAAAACCCGATCACCCACGTGCGTTATTTATTGCATCTGACTCTATTGCCATTGGTGTGGTACGTGCTTTACACGAGCATGGCCTGAAGATTCCTAATGATATTTCACTGATCAGCGTGAATGATATTCCGACAGCACGTTTTACTTTTCCACCGCTATCGACGGTGCGTATTCACTCTGAAATGATGGGAATCCAAGGGGTTAACCTCTTAGTGGAAAAAGTCAGAGATGGCCGAGCCCTTCCGTTGAAAGTCTACGTTCCCAGTAAATTAAAACTTCGTGGAACAACGAAACAAAGCTAA
- a CDS encoding tRNA-binding protein, protein METIAYSDFAKLEIRTGKILDVKRHDNADKLYIVQIDVGGNTLQTVTSLVPYYTEEELMGKDVVVLCNLAKAKMRGETSECMLLCAETDDESESVLLTAEKAMAAGVRIV, encoded by the coding sequence ATGGAAACGATAGCTTACTCAGACTTTGCAAAATTAGAAATTCGTACAGGAAAAATCCTTGATGTGAAACGTCATGATAATGCAGACAAGCTTTACATTGTACAAATTGATGTTGGTGGAAACACGCTCCAGACCGTGACGAGCCTAGTGCCGTATTACACTGAAGAAGAATTGATGGGTAAGGACGTGGTGGTACTGTGTAATTTAGCAAAAGCAAAAATGCGCGGTGAAACGTCTGAGTGTATGTTGTTGTGCGCAGAAACAGATGATGAATCTGAAAGTGTGTTACTGACGGCAGAAAAAGCAATGGCTGCAGGCGTGCGCATTGTATAA
- a CDS encoding THxN family PEP-CTERM protein has protein sequence MKLKVLAAGITLIAAFNAQAIPVNFGAFTAEWLNPVAKPGANQPVASAAGTNPTIRWGSPATASGQSGYNFDSESPFSTEFDTVMGMSDIFQLGTFTHLNNPIFSSGSSLLSVDLKLSTTVQAGALPAENVDFLFSFNHEETPNSASPCAYGPAGQTGVNVNGCADRVTTNTNAFTDVFAISGVDYTIDIRGFTVGGNFVDGFLTKEKVDNQAIIIAKITAFEDINEVPEPAPFAILGAGLLGLGAVRRMKKNKVVTEK, from the coding sequence ATGAAACTTAAAGTATTAGCTGCAGGTATCACACTTATTGCCGCGTTTAACGCACAAGCTATTCCTGTTAACTTCGGAGCATTTACAGCTGAATGGCTAAACCCTGTCGCTAAACCAGGGGCAAATCAACCCGTCGCATCTGCAGCAGGGACTAATCCAACAATTCGCTGGGGTAGCCCTGCAACGGCAAGCGGACAAAGTGGTTACAATTTTGATTCAGAATCCCCCTTTAGCACTGAATTTGATACCGTAATGGGTATGAGTGATATTTTCCAACTAGGTACTTTCACTCACTTAAATAATCCTATCTTTTCTAGTGGTTCAAGTTTACTAAGTGTTGATTTAAAACTATCGACAACAGTACAAGCGGGTGCTCTACCAGCAGAAAATGTTGATTTCTTATTTAGTTTTAATCACGAAGAAACCCCTAATAGTGCCAGCCCTTGTGCTTATGGGCCTGCAGGGCAAACCGGTGTAAATGTCAATGGCTGTGCCGATAGAGTTACCACAAATACCAATGCGTTTACCGATGTCTTTGCGATTAGCGGTGTTGATTATACTATTGATATTCGAGGATTCACCGTTGGTGGCAACTTTGTAGATGGTTTTTTAACGAAAGAAAAAGTTGATAACCAAGCTATTATCATTGCAAAAATTACAGCGTTTGAAGATATTAATGAAGTCCCTGAGCCTGCTCCTTTTGCAATTCTAGGAGCTGGTTTACTGGGGTTAGGGGCAGTTCGTCGTATGAAAAAGAATAAAGTAGTGACAGAAAAATAA
- the galK gene encoding galactokinase, whose protein sequence is MTDLIHNVKTSFEQVLGYAPSHIIQAPGRVNLIGEHTDYNDGFVLPCAINYQTVVAAAKREDNLVRVVSVDYGNAVDEFDLTQDITFQQDKMWANYIRGVVKCLMERGFTFSGADISVSGNVPQGAGLSSSAALEVVIGQTFKVLYNLEISQAEVALNGQQAENEFVGCNCGIMDQLISAEGRENHALLIDCRSLETVPVSMPEDMSVVIINSNKKRGLVDSEYNTRRAQCEEAARIFGVPALRDVSIEAFEAKAAELDEMVAKRARHVITENDRTERAARALIAHDMKLMGELMAQSHASMRDDFEITVFEVDALVDMVKNVIGDKGGVRMTGGGFGGCIVALVPPALVDEVTATIEANYEAKTGLKASIYVCQAKDGASLVEYL, encoded by the coding sequence ATGACCGATTTAATCCACAATGTGAAAACATCTTTCGAGCAAGTTTTAGGCTATGCACCGAGCCATATTATTCAAGCGCCAGGTCGTGTGAATCTGATAGGTGAGCATACTGATTATAACGACGGTTTTGTATTGCCTTGTGCGATTAATTACCAAACGGTGGTAGCCGCGGCTAAGCGCGAAGATAACCTTGTCCGTGTGGTTTCAGTTGATTATGGCAATGCGGTCGATGAGTTTGACCTAACCCAAGACATTACCTTCCAACAAGACAAGATGTGGGCGAATTACATCCGTGGTGTAGTGAAGTGTTTAATGGAGCGCGGTTTTACTTTCTCGGGTGCTGACATTTCTGTGAGTGGCAACGTTCCGCAAGGTGCTGGGTTAAGTTCATCAGCAGCACTGGAAGTGGTGATTGGTCAAACCTTTAAAGTGCTTTATAACCTAGAGATCAGCCAAGCAGAAGTCGCTTTGAATGGGCAACAGGCAGAAAACGAATTTGTAGGTTGTAATTGCGGCATCATGGATCAGCTAATTTCGGCTGAAGGTCGCGAAAATCACGCACTATTAATTGATTGCCGCAGCTTAGAAACGGTACCAGTTTCCATGCCCGAAGATATGTCGGTTGTGATTATCAATTCCAACAAAAAACGTGGCTTAGTTGATAGTGAATACAACACGCGTCGCGCGCAGTGTGAAGAAGCGGCCCGTATCTTCGGTGTACCAGCCCTGCGTGATGTTTCAATCGAAGCATTTGAAGCAAAAGCTGCTGAACTTGATGAAATGGTCGCTAAACGTGCGCGTCATGTGATCACTGAAAACGACCGAACAGAGCGTGCAGCAAGAGCCCTGATTGCTCACGATATGAAATTGATGGGTGAGTTGATGGCGCAATCTCATGCTTCAATGCGTGATGATTTTGAAATTACAGTATTTGAAGTGGATGCCTTGGTCGACATGGTTAAAAACGTGATTGGCGATAAAGGTGGCGTGCGCATGACGGGTGGTGGTTTTGGTGGCTGTATCGTAGCGCTTGTTCCGCCCGCATTAGTCGATGAAGTGACAGCGACTATTGAAGCTAATTATGAAGCAAAAACAGGCTTGAAAGCCTCGATTTATGTTTGCCAGGCAAAAGACGGTGCAAGTCTTGTTGAATACCTTTAA
- a CDS encoding cysteate racemase encodes MLKKLGVLGGMGPLATVTFMQKIIARTPAHNDQEHIPMLVSSVPQIPDRTACILNKGPDPFPILKQGFEELQNAGASCIVIPCNTAHFWYARLQAISHVHTISIIDSVVSEAKYRQYQRVGILATTATMMTNMYQGRLAEKGIDALETTEQEQQQVMAGIYAVKAGNVKEGEQLMAPVFEAMLARGADAVIFGCTEIPIALASQVESQPLKCLDSLEILADECIAWATADEHELVA; translated from the coding sequence ATGCTGAAAAAACTGGGCGTTTTAGGCGGTATGGGACCACTCGCTACCGTCACCTTCATGCAAAAAATTATTGCACGTACACCGGCTCATAATGACCAAGAACATATTCCAATGTTAGTCAGCAGTGTTCCTCAAATTCCCGATCGCACCGCTTGTATTCTTAACAAGGGGCCCGATCCGTTTCCTATTCTGAAGCAGGGCTTTGAAGAATTACAAAACGCAGGGGCTAGTTGTATTGTTATTCCCTGTAATACCGCACACTTTTGGTATGCGCGCCTTCAAGCCATTAGCCATGTTCACACAATCAGTATTATTGACAGCGTTGTAAGTGAAGCCAAATATCGACAATACCAACGTGTGGGCATTCTAGCGACAACGGCCACCATGATGACCAACATGTATCAAGGCCGACTTGCTGAAAAAGGCATTGATGCCTTAGAAACAACTGAGCAAGAACAGCAACAAGTCATGGCTGGGATTTATGCGGTTAAAGCAGGTAACGTCAAAGAAGGTGAACAACTCATGGCACCAGTATTTGAGGCTATGCTGGCACGCGGTGCTGACGCTGTTATTTTTGGTTGTACTGAAATCCCTATTGCACTGGCGTCACAAGTCGAATCACAGCCGTTGAAGTGTCTTGATTCACTAGAAATCCTTGCTGATGAATGTATTGCATGGGCAACTGCAGACGAACATGAATTGGTGGCATAA
- a CDS encoding UDP-glucose--hexose-1-phosphate uridylyltransferase, whose translation MSNNEFNPVDHPHRRYNPLTGQWILVSPHRAKRPWSGQDEKPSTAQLPSFDGECFLCPTNTRISGDKNPDYQGTYVFGNDFAALMPDSPDAPESDNPLFKTQGVRGLSRVICFSPDHSKTLPELPVDKIRGVIETWNDQIEELGKDYIWVQAFENKGETMGCSQPHPHGQVWANSFLPNEIERKDKYLKEYFDQQGTNLLVDYVESEMKDGSRTVVETEHWIAVVPYWAAWPFETMLLPKTHIRRMSELSDEQRDDLAVAIKKLTSRYDNLFECSFPYSMGWHYAPFFEAGEETEHWQLHALFYPPLLRSASVRKFMVGYEMLAESQRDLTAEQAAQRLRDLSDIHYKEQC comes from the coding sequence ATGTCGAACAATGAATTTAATCCAGTTGATCACCCTCACCGTCGCTATAACCCGCTGACAGGGCAATGGATTCTGGTGTCACCGCACCGTGCTAAACGTCCGTGGAGCGGGCAAGATGAGAAACCATCAACCGCACAGTTACCAAGTTTTGATGGTGAGTGTTTCTTGTGTCCGACCAATACCCGAATTTCAGGTGATAAAAACCCTGATTATCAAGGGACGTATGTGTTTGGCAACGACTTTGCCGCTTTGATGCCTGATTCACCTGATGCGCCAGAATCGGATAACCCGTTATTTAAAACTCAGGGTGTGCGTGGTCTTAGCCGTGTGATTTGTTTCTCTCCCGACCATAGCAAGACATTACCCGAGTTGCCTGTCGATAAGATTCGTGGGGTCATCGAGACTTGGAACGATCAAATTGAAGAGCTAGGTAAAGACTATATTTGGGTGCAAGCGTTTGAGAATAAAGGCGAGACCATGGGATGCTCGCAGCCGCACCCACACGGACAGGTTTGGGCAAATAGCTTCTTACCTAACGAAATTGAACGCAAAGATAAGTACTTAAAAGAATACTTTGATCAGCAAGGCACTAACTTGCTGGTGGATTATGTTGAATCAGAAATGAAAGATGGTTCACGCACTGTGGTGGAAACTGAGCATTGGATTGCGGTTGTGCCTTATTGGGCCGCTTGGCCTTTTGAAACCATGCTGTTGCCTAAAACACATATTCGCCGCATGAGCGAATTGAGTGATGAACAGCGTGATGATTTAGCGGTCGCCATAAAAAAACTGACTAGCCGTTACGACAACTTATTTGAGTGCTCTTTCCCATATTCGATGGGGTGGCATTACGCGCCATTTTTCGAAGCGGGTGAAGAAACGGAACATTGGCAATTGCATGCTTTGTTCTATCCGCCGCTTTTGCGTAGCGCCAGTGTTCGTAAGTTTATGGTGGGCTATGAAATGTTGGCAGAAAGCCAGCGTGACTTAACGGCAGAGCAAGCTGCACAACGCCTCCGTGACTTGAGCGACATTCATTATAAAGAGCAGTGCTAA
- a CDS encoding substrate-binding domain-containing protein: MATIKDVAKEAEVSIATVSRVINKSPKASKASVESVTKAMAKLGYRPNAAAKALVSQSTNTVGVLVGDVSDPFFGTLIKAVDTVAYQDNKHILIGNGYHDAEKERCALDLLINSRCDALVIHAKGLSDQELIAYAQEVKSMVIINRHIPELADRCISLDNYKGAYLATEFLIRQGHTKIACLASNHKIEDADERVNGYLAALSDNQITLPHSYIEYGEPNSDGGEIAMTNLLSKSLDITGVVAYNDYMAAGALSVLDENGIAVPRQVSMMGFDDGLIAKYIQPRLTTVRYPIQMMAEKAAQLALSLAKKENREPETIIFSPTLVRRDSVERR, encoded by the coding sequence ATGGCTACCATTAAAGATGTCGCAAAAGAAGCAGAAGTCTCTATCGCTACCGTTTCTCGCGTCATCAACAAATCACCGAAAGCCAGTAAAGCATCGGTCGAATCCGTGACAAAAGCGATGGCAAAACTCGGCTACCGCCCTAACGCTGCTGCTAAAGCGCTTGTTAGTCAAAGTACCAATACTGTCGGCGTGCTTGTCGGTGATGTGTCCGACCCTTTTTTCGGCACCTTGATTAAAGCAGTAGACACCGTTGCTTATCAAGACAACAAGCATATTCTGATCGGTAACGGCTATCACGATGCTGAAAAGGAGCGCTGTGCTTTAGATTTACTGATCAATAGCCGCTGTGATGCATTAGTAATCCACGCTAAAGGCCTTTCAGATCAAGAGCTGATTGCCTATGCCCAAGAAGTAAAAAGCATGGTGATCATTAATCGTCATATTCCTGAATTGGCTGATCGCTGTATTTCATTAGACAACTATAAAGGCGCCTACTTAGCGACCGAATTCCTTATCCGTCAGGGCCACACGAAAATCGCTTGTCTTGCATCTAACCACAAAATTGAAGATGCCGATGAGCGAGTAAACGGCTATTTAGCCGCACTTTCCGATAACCAAATAACGTTACCTCACAGCTATATTGAATACGGAGAGCCAAACAGTGATGGTGGCGAAATAGCCATGACTAACCTGCTAAGTAAATCACTCGACATTACTGGCGTTGTTGCTTACAACGACTACATGGCCGCTGGTGCATTGTCTGTACTTGATGAAAATGGCATCGCTGTGCCTCGCCAAGTTTCAATGATGGGATTCGATGATGGGCTAATCGCCAAATACATCCAACCTCGCCTAACGACAGTTCGTTATCCGATTCAAATGATGGCAGAAAAAGCAGCGCAACTCGCCCTTTCTCTGGCTAAAAAAGAAAACAGAGAACCCGAAACCATTATTTTCTCACCGACACTTGTTCGCCGAGATTCGGTTGAACGCCGCTAA
- the galE gene encoding UDP-glucose 4-epimerase GalE encodes MKVLVTGGMGYIGSHTCVQMIEAGITPVIIDNLSNAKSEVLQRIDAITGTKPAFHQGDIRDETFLDSVFAQHDIQAVIHFAGLKAVGESVEKPLEYFDNNVNGSLVLARSMRKAGVKSIVFSSSATVYGDPQVVPITEDSPTGATTNPYGRSKYMVEQCFSDLFTAEQDWSITLLRYFNPVGAHPSGTMGEDPQGIPNNLMPFIAQVAVGRREQLSVFGDDYNTPDGTGVRDYIHVMDLADGHIAALKAVGEKSGLHIYNLGTGKGTSVLEMVNAFADASQKAVPYQICPRRAGDIAECWADTQKAQQDLDWQATRTVAEMTADTWRWQSNNPQGY; translated from the coding sequence GTGAAAGTTTTGGTAACTGGCGGGATGGGCTACATAGGTAGTCATACCTGTGTGCAAATGATCGAAGCAGGTATCACACCTGTCATTATCGATAACTTATCCAATGCGAAGTCAGAAGTTCTTCAGCGTATTGACGCGATTACAGGTACTAAGCCTGCATTTCATCAAGGTGATATTCGTGATGAGACTTTTCTTGATTCAGTCTTTGCGCAGCACGATATCCAAGCGGTTATTCATTTTGCGGGTTTAAAGGCCGTGGGTGAGTCAGTGGAAAAGCCTCTGGAATATTTTGATAATAACGTCAATGGTTCATTAGTACTTGCACGCTCAATGCGAAAAGCGGGTGTGAAAAGTATCGTATTTAGCTCTTCTGCAACGGTTTACGGCGACCCACAAGTGGTGCCGATTACTGAAGATTCCCCGACAGGTGCAACCACTAACCCTTATGGGCGCAGTAAGTACATGGTAGAGCAATGTTTCTCTGATCTCTTCACTGCGGAACAAGATTGGAGCATCACGCTACTTCGCTACTTTAACCCTGTCGGTGCTCACCCATCAGGCACCATGGGTGAAGACCCTCAAGGTATTCCTAATAACCTCATGCCGTTTATCGCTCAAGTTGCTGTCGGCCGTCGTGAGCAACTGTCAGTTTTTGGTGATGATTACAACACGCCAGACGGTACTGGTGTTCGTGATTATATTCACGTTATGGATTTAGCCGATGGTCATATTGCGGCACTAAAAGCGGTAGGAGAAAAATCAGGATTACACATCTACAACTTGGGCACAGGGAAAGGCACCAGCGTATTAGAGATGGTGAACGCATTTGCTGATGCCAGCCAAAAAGCAGTTCCTTATCAGATTTGTCCTCGCCGTGCGGGTGATATTGCTGAATGCTGGGCGGATACACAAAAAGCACAACAAGACCTGGACTGGCAAGCAACACGTACAGTTGCAGAAATGACAGCCGACACATGGCGCTGGCAATCAAACAACCCTCAAGGCTATTAA
- the galM gene encoding galactose-1-epimerase produces MSSQDAFDGKPAHLVELTNQAGMRVVLMDIGATWLSCRLPLASGEQREVLLGMGTMEDFMRQTCYMGVTVGRYANRIANGSFSIDNKKYRVSANQAGNCLHGGSAGLDKVRWNIVEQSQQHVVFSTVSSDGDQGFPGDLTVSVTYTLTEHHGVTISYEATTSRATPCNLTNHAYFNLAGAATGTDCHQHWVKIAASQYLPTTDKGIPLGELSDVEGSSFDFREGKVIAKDWMTGEQQKMAKGYDHSFLFPLDRETYIPIAEVISPDQKVRLSIITNKPAMQLYTGNWLAGEPKREGGEYRDFAGLALETQLLPDSPNHPEWPQPDCILQPKQTYQYFTTYQFEC; encoded by the coding sequence ATGAGTTCGCAGGACGCCTTTGATGGGAAGCCTGCACATTTGGTGGAATTAACCAATCAAGCTGGTATGCGTGTAGTCCTTATGGATATCGGCGCGACATGGTTAAGTTGTCGCTTACCATTGGCAAGCGGTGAGCAGAGGGAAGTACTCCTTGGCATGGGGACCATGGAAGACTTTATGCGTCAAACCTGTTACATGGGTGTAACGGTCGGGCGCTACGCAAACCGTATTGCCAATGGATCTTTTTCCATTGATAACAAAAAGTATCGAGTATCAGCTAACCAAGCGGGAAACTGTTTACACGGTGGCTCCGCTGGCTTAGATAAAGTCCGCTGGAATATTGTTGAGCAAAGCCAGCAGCATGTTGTATTTTCGACTGTTTCATCAGATGGCGACCAAGGCTTTCCCGGTGATCTTACTGTCAGTGTGACCTACACGCTGACAGAGCATCATGGCGTTACCATCAGTTATGAAGCGACAACAAGCCGTGCGACACCTTGTAATTTGACTAACCATGCTTACTTTAATTTAGCTGGGGCCGCCACTGGAACGGATTGCCATCAGCACTGGGTGAAAATTGCTGCCAGTCAGTATTTACCAACAACAGATAAAGGTATTCCATTAGGTGAATTGTCGGATGTAGAAGGTAGCAGCTTTGATTTTCGTGAAGGCAAAGTGATAGCCAAGGACTGGATGACAGGCGAGCAGCAGAAAATGGCGAAAGGCTACGATCACAGCTTTTTATTTCCGTTAGATCGTGAAACTTATATACCTATTGCCGAGGTTATCAGCCCAGATCAAAAAGTACGACTCAGTATTATTACTAACAAACCTGCGATGCAGTTGTATACAGGAAACTGGCTTGCGGGTGAGCCGAAACGCGAGGGTGGTGAGTACCGTGATTTTGCTGGATTGGCGTTAGAAACCCAGTTGTTACCTGATTCCCCTAATCACCCTGAGTGGCCTCAGCCTGATTGTATTTTACAACCTAAACAGACGTATCAGTACTTCACGACTTACCAGTTTGAATGCTAG
- a CDS encoding PEP-CTERM sorting domain-containing protein (PEP-CTERM proteins occur, often in large numbers, in the proteomes of bacteria that also encode an exosortase, a predicted intramembrane cysteine proteinase. The presence of a PEP-CTERM domain at a protein's C-terminus predicts cleavage within the sorting domain, followed by covalent anchoring to some some component of the (usually Gram-negative) cell surface. Many PEP-CTERM proteins exhibit an unusual sequence composition that includes large numbers of potential glycosylation sites. Expression of one such protein has been shown restore the ability of a bacterium to form floc, a type of biofilm.): MRLLNKILVVASFIISTYTHAASIACDAAIANKVTVNMGCEVGSQKNDKLNPTLAVNDDAMFGITNWEFFGKIFEGGSGDNSLDINLSTGNYTFSATGDLQMGTWSMTSGIWTAFDDIMLVFKGGNPNFTGYHIKDGEISGSYMTPQLKDGKPQDISHISFYGVKGDGVECQATPCGPIPPVPEPSSIALFMLGMTGVGCAVRRRKNKQ, translated from the coding sequence ATGCGATTATTAAATAAGATATTGGTAGTAGCATCATTTATTATTTCGACTTATACGCATGCTGCGTCAATAGCATGTGATGCCGCCATTGCAAATAAAGTGACTGTAAATATGGGGTGTGAGGTTGGGTCTCAAAAAAATGACAAATTGAATCCAACACTAGCCGTTAACGATGATGCTATGTTTGGTATTACCAACTGGGAGTTCTTCGGCAAGATCTTTGAAGGTGGATCTGGAGATAACTCTCTAGATATTAATCTTTCAACAGGCAACTACACCTTCAGTGCAACGGGTGATCTCCAAATGGGGACGTGGTCGATGACAAGCGGTATTTGGACTGCGTTTGATGACATCATGCTGGTCTTTAAAGGCGGTAACCCTAACTTTACGGGCTACCATATTAAAGATGGTGAAATCTCGGGCAGCTATATGACGCCGCAACTTAAAGATGGTAAGCCTCAGGATATTTCTCATATTAGTTTTTACGGTGTGAAGGGTGATGGTGTCGAGTGTCAAGCAACACCATGTGGTCCTATCCCTCCTGTACCAGAGCCATCAAGTATTGCTCTCTTCATGCTAGGTATGACTGGAGTCGGTTGCGCAGTACGCCGTCGTAAAAATAAGCAATAG
- a CDS encoding LysR substrate-binding domain-containing protein has product MNIESKWLEDFLALAEQRNFSHAAEQRNVTQPAFSRRIRALENAVGAELVDRTKTPIALTPSGKLFRISARTLINQMVDGIGQLSDLSKLGGNIVRVAAAHSLATSLVPNIQPLLSHGKHNPLLSVEAIDVDQATEELHEGSCDLLLAFDDERLRLPPYQSLRIGEAELLPVCACDDKGDPLFQFDLKQPTPWLAYSPSSYMGRQVEAVRDQVNLQAVFSSSMTDLLKILVLKGQGVAWLPDYAIKDELASGQVALVGESYLRLPIAYYAYRYQARLHPAGEQVWNTLCQLVTD; this is encoded by the coding sequence ATGAATATAGAAAGTAAGTGGCTAGAAGACTTTTTAGCCTTGGCTGAACAACGCAACTTTTCTCATGCTGCAGAGCAACGCAATGTCACTCAGCCTGCGTTTAGTCGCCGTATTCGTGCACTTGAAAATGCAGTCGGTGCCGAGCTTGTCGATCGAACCAAAACCCCAATTGCACTCACGCCAAGCGGCAAGCTATTTCGAATTTCAGCCCGTACTCTTATTAATCAAATGGTCGATGGCATAGGTCAGTTATCTGATCTGTCAAAACTGGGCGGTAATATTGTTCGTGTTGCTGCGGCGCATTCCTTGGCGACGAGCTTAGTGCCAAATATCCAGCCACTATTAAGCCATGGTAAACACAACCCCTTGTTAAGCGTTGAAGCGATCGATGTCGATCAAGCGACAGAAGAATTGCATGAAGGCAGTTGTGATTTGTTACTTGCATTTGATGATGAGCGTTTACGTTTACCGCCATATCAGTCATTGCGTATAGGTGAAGCTGAGCTACTGCCTGTGTGTGCCTGCGATGACAAAGGCGACCCTCTATTCCAGTTTGATTTAAAGCAACCGACACCATGGTTGGCGTATAGTCCAAGTTCTTACATGGGGCGACAAGTTGAAGCTGTGCGCGACCAAGTTAACTTGCAAGCGGTGTTTTCGTCATCAATGACAGACTTACTCAAGATCTTAGTGTTGAAAGGCCAGGGTGTTGCTTGGTTACCGGATTACGCAATTAAAGATGAGTTAGCGAGTGGGCAAGTTGCACTGGTTGGTGAGTCATACCTTCGTTTGCCTATTGCTTATTATGCCTACCGCTATCAAGCGCGACTGCACCCAGCAGGTGAGCAAGTGTGGAATACGCTTTGTCAGTTAGTGACAGACTAA